A window of Polypterus senegalus isolate Bchr_013 chromosome 14, ASM1683550v1, whole genome shotgun sequence contains these coding sequences:
- the LOC120514944 gene encoding uncharacterized protein LOC120514944 has translation MKKGFYFTGWDVNHESHSPGDWIFGEKSLNCSLLSKQRCPYLDKHNIVISPHLLIRTSPLGNKLVVPSEVQNVKDQQIVKGISVQSSCCKNSVTQNKTQPPNTGKIGSSEKLFIHTRRMTFKEDDGQIKRITSCNPTRVKHLITLTRGSLSEQPFAQQERTTSVFRETENPIRLYQTACSDYKLEIFQSIHQKQRCSTSCNKPQNSQKERLSADRLIFQPTSTSPLSDGEANVSDCNTVECVHIDLQSNGTEILCTENDLVSTPEMHSPDDFSLPSSDDCLSMCCTSEAEASEPVDHLQKLKGNSQTTNYYNLTKISLIKDQRESNDCLLLRPSTEKAKPQSQVSNGWPAFHPKPLRVPSYSNRNVKDAKNNKMCQPLRKPLDAEMQVTEGHIAVCHLLHVLKEGLGNTCVQKRGEQSKWNVPKIKKHQAKTLPSRRPITCHNVYNQVIAKLWLTKRTNTQRSL, from the exons aTGAAGAAAGGATTTTATTTTACTGGATGGGATGTTAATCATGAATCACACAGTCCAGGTG ATTGGATCTTTGGTGAAAAATCTCTAAACTGTTCATTGCTTTCAAAGCAGAGATGCCCTTATCTGGATAAACACAATATTGTCATCTCGCCTCATTTGTTGATTCGGACCTCACCGTTGGGTAACAAATTGGTAGTCCCTTCAGAAGTCCAGAACGTGAAAGATCAGCAGATAGTGAAAGGCATCTCAGTGCAGTCATCGTGCTGTAAAAATTCAGTCACTCAAAATAAGACGCAGCCCCCAAATACAGGGAAAATTGGAAGCAGTGAAAAACTGTTCATCCATACCAGACGTATGACTTTCAAAGAAGATGATGGCCAAATCAAAAGGATCACATCTTGCAACCCTACAAGAGTAAAGCACCTGATAACTTTGACACGAGGAAGCTTATCAGAGCAGCCATTTGCTCAGCAAGAGAGAACAACATCTGTGTTTAGGGAAACTGAAAACCCTATAAGATTGTACCAGACAGCCTGCTCGGATTATAAACTGGAAATATTCCAGTCAATACATCAGAAACAAAGGTGTTCCACTTCATGCAATAAGCCACAAAATAGTCAGAAAGAAAGGCTCTCGGCAGACAGACTGATTTTCCAACCAACCTCGACAAGCCCATTATCAGATGGTGAAGCCAACGTATCAGACTGTAACACAGTTGAATGTGTTCACATTGATCTTCAAAGCAATGGCACTGAAATATTATGCACTGAAAATGATTTGGTCAGTACTCCTGAAATGCATAGCCCCGATGATTTTAGTCTACCAAGTTCTGATGATTGTTTATCTATGTGCTGTACGTCTGAAGCAGAAGCATCAGAACCAGTTGATCATCTACAGAAACTGAAGGGAAACAGCCAAACTACGAACTATTATAACTTGACGAAAATTTCACTGATAAAAGACCAAAGAGAATCAAACGATTGCTTATTGCTCAGGCCTAGTACTGAGAAAGCGAAACCTCAATCACAG GTATCAAATGGCTGGCCTGCATTTCATCCAAAGCCCCTGAGAGTTCCGTCCTATAGCAACAGAAATGTGAAG GATGCCAAGAACAATAAAATGTGCCAGCCACTTAGAAAACCTCTAGATGCTGAAATGCAAGTGACCGAGGGGCATATTGCAGTCTGCCATCTTCTTCATGTGCTGAAAGAGGGGCTTGGAAACACCTGCGTGCAGAAGAGGGGCGAACAAAGCAAATG GAATGTTCCAAAGATCAAGAAACACCAAGCTAAAACTCTCCCTTCAAGAAGACCAATCACGTGTCACAACGTCTACAATCAGGTTATTGCAAAGTTGTGGTTAACAAAGCGAACAAACACACAGAGAAGTTTGTGA